The following proteins are encoded in a genomic region of Candida albicans SC5314 chromosome 4, complete sequence:
- the OPT7 gene encoding Opt7p (Putative oligopeptide transporter; possibly transports GSH or related compounds; Hog1-induced; expression of OPT6, -7, or -8 does not suppress defect of mutant lacking OPT1-3; Hap43-repressed; F-12/CO2 early biofilm induced): protein MSKEAEFVKTISKEGDPQVDVLERDAESNSENALEPDVEELPKVVREIVPLEDDPTIPVLTFRYFILSIIFIIPGAFIDTMNSFRTTSAAYSIFFVQIASHWCGKWLARILPKKQVGFGRLSFNLNPGPWSIKETALITITANSGATGSMGTNPLALAELFYGETVNPAVAIFFMWMIVFIGYSFAGIARNFLLYDPQFTWPQALMQTTLFQTQSKSDKDAKQASKQMKVFFFVLIGLCIWQFFPEYIFPMTSSLAFLCWVAPENYTANFIGSGLGGMGFLNLSLDWSNITSSIMLYPYWVQVVQFAAFVLGAWILIPAAKWGDLSSYPYGLMSNSLFLGNGTKYPTTELLTPNLRLNETRYEELGPVHLGAQRAWNMFFDYAAYVSGFMWVVAFGYKSLSGSLKRLVKSRKQKGSINLQYTDRLNKLQAAYEEVPLYWYAILFLCAFVTLLVIFATNSLFMPWWCLLVGVAFGAVIVTPLVWLYALSNFQLPIGTFNELLYGYMIQNKTSRHPAGAMVYGAVGGDLFYRAQYILNDQKIAHYMHISQRAVFFSQIFGELIGVPINYAALRWVISSKRDFLDGTKVDKLHQWTGQTIVSYNTNAVQYVILGPDRLFKNYPVLPYGFLLGAGALLVLYLLHRLFPKSKLKFHLWNTTVFFSTMSTFYGNLSTGYFSRFIGGTITMFWAFRYKHSLWKKYNYLLAAALDTGLNLSILLIFLFFSAGKTVNFPEWWGNNGKSVERCFAMS, encoded by the coding sequence ATGTCCAAAGAGGCTGAATTTGttaaaacaatttccaAGGAAGGTGATCCACAGGTGGATGTTCTTGAAAGAGACGCTGAGTCTAATTCTGAAAATGCTTTAGAACCTGATGTTGAAGAGCTACCAAAGGTGGTCAGAGAGATTGTTCCATTGGAAGATGATCCTACCATTCCGGTGCTTACTTTCCGCTACTTTATactatcaataattttcatcatACCTGGGGCATTTATTGATACGATGAATTCTTTCCGTACAACGTCAGCAgcatattcaattttttttgttcaaatcGCATCACATTGGTGTGGCAAATGGCTAGCTAGAATTCTTCCTAAAAAGCAAGTTGGTTTTGGAAGATTGTCGTTCAATTTAAACCCGGGGCCCTGGTCTATCAAGGAAACGGCTTTGATTACAATCACCGCAAATAGTGGTGCAACGGGGAGCATGGGTACCAATCCTTTGGCGTTGGCAGAACTTTTCTATGGTGAAACTGTCAACCCTGCTGTTGCCATTTTCTTCATGTGGATGATTGTGTTTATTGGTTACTCATTTGCTGGTATTGCCAGAAATTTCTTATTGTATGACCCTCAATTCACATGGCCACAAGCTTTGATGCAAACAACATTATTTCAAACCCAAAGTAAAAGTGACAAAGATGCCAAGCAAGCATCAAAGCAAATGAAAgtgtttttctttgtcttgATTGGTTTATGTATATGGCAGTTTTTCCCGGAATATATATTCCCCATGACTTCTTCGTTGGCTTTTCTTTGTTGGGTTGCGCCAGAAAACTATACAGCCAATTTCATTGGATCTGGTCTTGGTGGAATGGGGTTTCTTAATCTTTCCCTTGATTGGTCAAATATCACCTCGAGTATTATGTTGTATCCGTACTGGGTGCAAGTAGTACAATTCGCTGCGTTTGTTCTTGGGGCATGGATATTGATCCCAGCTGCCAAATGGGGGGATCTTTCAAGTTATCCTTACGGGTTAATGTCAAACAGTTTGTTTTTAGGTAACGGTACCAAGTACCCAACTACCGAGTTGCTCACGCCAAATTTAAGATTGAACGAAACCCGATACGAAGAACTTGGGCCAGTGCATCTTGGTGCCCAACGTGCTTGGAATATGTTTTTCGATTATGCTGCCTATGTTAGTGGATTCATGTGGGTTGTTGCTTTTGGTTATAAAAGCTTGTCAGGGTCGCTCAAAAGATTGGTGAAGTcaagaaaacaaaaggGGTCCATAAATTTGCAATACACTGATAGGTTGAATAAACTTCAAGCAGCCTATGAAGAAGTTCCATTGTATTGGTACGctattcttttcttatGTGCATTTGTCACTCTTTTAGTGATATTTGCAACGAACTCGTTATTCATGCCGTGGTGGTGTCTTCTTGTTGGAGTTGCCTTTGGTGCTGTGATTGTTACTCCTTTAGTTTGGTTGTATGCTCTATCCAACTTCCAGTTGCCCATTGGTACCTtcaatgaattattatatgGTTATATGATTCAGAACAAAACGTCAAGACATCCAGCTGGAGCTATGGTGTATGGTGCAGTTGGTGGGGATTTGTTTTACAGAGCCCAGTATATTCTTAATGATCAAAAGATTGCCCATTACATGCACATTTCTCAAAGAGCAGTATTTTTCTCGCAGATATTTGGAGAATTAATTGGTGTACCCATCAACTATGCCGCCTTAAGGTGGGTGATCCTGTCCAAAAGAGATTTCTTGGATGGCACAAAAGTCGACAAGCTTCACCAATGGACTGGCCAGACCATTGTCAGTTACAACACTAACGCTGTGCAGTATGTGATTTTGGGACCAGATAGATTATTCAAAAACTATCCAGTATTGCCATATGGATTCTTGCTTGGTGCTGGTGCTCTACTAGTATTATATCTTCTTCACCGATTGTTTCCCAAATCGAAATTGAAGTTCCATTTGTGGAACACCACTGTATTCTTTTCTACTATGAGTACCTTCTATGGTAACCTTTCAACGGGATATTTTTCCAGATTCATTGGAGGGACCATAACAATGTTTTGGGCATTCAGATACAAGCACAGTTTATGGAAAAAGtataattatttgttgGCAGCTGCTTTGGACACTGGCCTTAATTTGAGTATCTTActtattttcttgttcttctcGGCAGGTAAAACAGTCAATTTCCCCGAATGGTGGGGCAACAATGGCAAGAGTGTGGAGAGATGTTTTGCCATGAGTTGA
- the PGA10 gene encoding Pga10p (GPI anchored membrane protein; utilization of hemin and hemoglobin for Fe in host; Rim101 at ph8/hypoxia/ketoconazole/ciclopirox/hypha-induced; required for RPMI biofilm formation, Bcr1-induced in a/a biofilm; rat catheter biofilm repressed), with translation MMSFSLLSIVSIALAATVSATSDGTNAYTAYPSVAKTASINGFADKIYDQLPECAKECVKQSTSNTPCPYWDTGCLCVMPQFGGAIGDCVAKNCKGKEVDSVESLATSICSSAGVGEPYWMIPSSVSDALAKAANAASATTSVETATKSAAAELATTSDTTIVASTSHESKVAETSVAQQTASTEKSSAAETSRAKETSKAEESSKAEETSVAQSSSSANVASVSAETANAGNMPVIAIGGVIAAFAALI, from the coding sequence ATGAtgtctttttctttattatcaatagtTTCCATTGCTTTAGCTGCTACCGTGAGTGCCACTTCAGACGGTACAAACGCATATACTGCTTACCCAAGTGTTGCTAAAACTGCATCCATAAACGGTTTCGCTGACAAAATCTACGACCAATTGCCAGAATGTGCCAAAGAATGTGTCAAGCAAAGTACTAGTAACACCCCATGTCCATACTGGGATACTGGTTGTTTGTGTGTCATGCCTCAATTTGGTGGTGCTATTGGTGACTGTGTTGCTAAAAACTGTAAGGGAAAAGAAGTTGATTCTGTTGAATCTTTGGCCACTTCCATTTGTTCATCTGCCGGTGTCGGGGAACCATACTGGATGATCCCATCAAGTGTTTCTGATGCTTTGGCTAAGGCTGCAAATGCTGCATCTGCAACAACTTCAGTTGAAACAGCCACCAAATCTGCGGCTGCTGAGCTTGCCACTACCTCCGACACCACTATTGTTGCATCTACTTCCCATGAAAGCAAAGTAGCTGAAACATCTGTTGCACAACAAACTGCTTCAACTGAGAAGTCCTCCGCAGCAGAAACTTCCAGAGCTAAAGAGACGTCAAAGGCTGAAGAATCCTCTAAAGCTGAAGAAACTTCTGTTGCtcaatcttcttcttctgctAATGTTGCTTCCGTGTCTGCTGAAACAGCCAACGCTGGTAACATGCCAGTTATTGCTATTGGTGGTGTTATTGCCGCATTTGCTGCCTTAATCTAA